The nucleotide sequence CCACGATTCCGAGGAGCAGGGCGAACAGCAGGGCAAGGATCACGTAGTTCATGACTGCCTTCCGACCGGATTGTCGTACGAGACGCTAACACCGGGGACGATCGGACGCCCTTCGATCTCAGAAGCGGCAGAACCGGATGTCGGACGCCAGGATCGCCTTGGCCCCGATGGCCGCCAGCTCGTCCATGATCGCGTTGACGTCGCGGCGCGGCACCAGCGCACGAACGGCCACCCAGTCCGCATCGGCGAGCGGGGCGATCGTCGGCGATTCCAGGCCCGGGGTCACCGCGGTGGCGCGCTCGAGAACCGTACGCGGACAGTCGTAGTCGAGCATCAGGTACTGCTGACCGAACACCACGCCCTGCACCCGGGCGGCGAGCTGGTCACGCGCGCCGGCCGTCGCCGGGTTCGGTTGGCTGCTCTCGATGAGCACCGCCTCCGACTCGCACAGCGGATCCCCGAAGGCCACCAGGTCGTGCAGGCCCAGGGTGCGCCCCGACCCCACCACGTCGGCGATGACGTCGGCGACCCCGAGTTGCACGGAGATCTCGACCGCACCGTCGAGGCGGATCACCGTGGCCTCGATCCCGTGGGCGGCCAGGTCCTTGCGGACGAGGTTCGGGAACGACGTGGCGATGCGCGTGCCGGCCAGGTCGGCGACCGTCCAGGTGCGGTCCTTCGGCCCGGCGTAACGGAACGTCGAGTTGCCGAAGCCCAGCGCCAGCCGCTCGTGCACCGACGCGTCGGAGTCGGCGGCCAGGTCGCGGCCGGTGATGCCGAAGTCCAGCTGGCCGGAGCCGACGTAGATCGCGATGTCCTTCGGGCGCAGGAAGAAGAATTCGACGTTGTTCACCGGGTCGATGACGGTGAGGTCCTTGGGGTCGCGCCGCCGGCGGTAGCCCGCCTCGGAGAGGATCTCGGCCGCCGACTCGCTCAGCGCGCCCTTGTTGGGCACGGCCACCCGCAGCAGCGCGGTCACAGCTGGGCGTAGACGTCGTCGAGGGACAGGCCGCGCTTGATCATCAACACCTGCGTCCAGTACAGCAGCTGGCTGATCTCGCCGGCCAGGGCATCGTCGCCCTCGTGTTCGGCGGCCAGCCACACCTCGCCGGCCTCCTCGAGGATCTTCTTGCCGAGCCCGTGGACGCCGCCGTCGAGCGCGGCGACGGTGCCGCTGCCCTCGGGCCGGGTGCGGGCACGCTCGCTCAATTCGGCGAACAGGGCGTCGAACGTCTTCACGGCAGGCGATTGTTCCACGCCGCCGACGACGTCGTCACGGCGGTTTCGCGGTTTCGGGTCAGGACGTCCGTGCGGGTTTGGCGGTGTCGAGGATCTCGCCGTGCATGTCCTCCAGCGACACGCCCTTGGTCTCCATCACCCAGCGCCAGACGAAGAGGCCGGACAGCACCGCGCACAGCCCGTAGAAGCCGTAGGCGAGCCCCAGGTGCTCGCGCAGGCCGGGGAACGTGACGGTGATCAGCCAGTTGGCCGCCCACTGCCCCGCGGCGGCCAGCCCGAGCGCGGCGGCGCGGATGCGGTTGGGGAACATCTCCCCGAGCAGCACCCAGACCACCGGCCCCCAGGACATGCCGAAGGCGACGACGAACAGGTTGGCCGCGATCAGCGCGATCACGCCGGACGCTCCGGGCAGGCTCGGCGTGCCGTCGGGGCCGACGGTGGCGTTGGCGAAGATGACGGCCATCGTGATGAGGGTGACGGCCATGCCGGTCGATCCGATGAGCAGCAGCGGCTTGCGGCCGATCTTGTCGATGAGCGCGATCGCGATCAGCGTGGTCAGCACGTTGATGACGCTGGTGATGACGGTGTAGATCGCGGACTGGTCGGCGCTGAATCCGACGGCCTGCCACAGCACGTTGCTGTAGTAGAAGATGACGTTGATCCCGACGAACTGCTGGAAGATCGACAGGCCGAGGCCGACCCACACGATGCCGTAGATGCCGCCGGTGGGCTTGCGCATGTCGCGCCACGACGGCTTGTCCTCGCGCTCGAGCGTCTCCTGGATGCGGGTGATCGTGATCTCGAGGTTCTTCTGGCCCAGCAGGCGGCTGAGCACCCGGCGGGCCTCCGGGACCTTGTGGCTCGCGACGAGGTACCGGGGCGACTCGGGGATGGTGAACGTCAGCGAGCCGTACAGGATCGCGGGCACCGCCATGGCGAGGAACATCCAGCGCCAGGCATCCAGGCCGAGCCACAGCGGCTCGTTGGGGCCGCCGGCTGCCCACTGCAGCAGCCAGTTCACCGCGAAGGACAGGAAGATGCCGGACACGATGGCGAGCTGCTGCAGCGACCCGAGGCGGCCGCGGATGCCGGGCGGCGACGTCTCGGCGATGTAGGCCGGCGCGATGACCGATGCGACGCCGACGCCCACGCCGCCGACGATGCGGAACAGCACCACGGCCCACACCTCGTGGGCGAAGCCGGTGCCGAAGGCGCTGATGAGGAAGAGCACCGCAGCGATCTTCATCACCGAGATGCGGCCGATGCGGTCGGCGATGCGGCCCGCGGTCATGGCGCCGGCGGCGGCACCGAGCAGCGCCGAGGCCACCGCGAACCCGAGTTCGGCGTTTCCGATGCCGAAGTCCTCCTGGATGGAATCCACCGCGCCGTTGATGACGGCACTGTCGTAGCCGAACAGCAGGCCGCCCAGCGCCGCGACGGACGCGATCCGCACCGCGGTGCGGCCGGACGCGAAGTCGTCGTCGGAGAAGGGTGCGGCCGACTCGTCGACGGGCGGACCTTGACCAGCCATGAGAAGTCCTTTCGCAGCGCTGCGTGACGTGAGACACATTCAAGCACTCGGCGCGGTGCGCTGTGGGCGTACGAGGGCCCTAGTGCAGTACCCCTGCGCCGGAGTTCAAATCGGCATGGATGCCGCGCAGGTCAGCCACGGTCACTGCCGCGAGCGTCGGCAGGTGCCTGCGCCGGGGACTCTCGGGCACGGCGACGTCCTGTGGGACGACGACCACCGGGCAGCCCGCGGCTTCCGCGGCGGTGGTGCCGGCGACGGAGTCCTCGATGGCCAGGCAGTCCCCGATCGGGACGTCGATCAATTCCGCGGCGCGACGGTAGATGTCGGGCGCGGGTTTGCCGCGCGGCACTTCGTCACCGCAGACGGTCGCCGAGAAGTACTGCCGGCCAATGCTGTTGAGGGCCTGCTCGGTGAGGTCGCGGCGGGTGTTGGTGACCAGCGCCATCGGGACGCCGGCAGCCGACAGCGCCTCGAGCAGTTCCCGGGCGCCGGGCTGCCACGGCAGGCCGGCGGCGAAGAGTTCGCCGACGTAGTCGTGTAGCCAGTCGATTTCGGCGGCGAAGGCCGCCGGCTCGCGGGCCAGGCCGAGGTCGGCGTAGACGATCGCCATGACGTCCTCGGCCGATCCCCCGACGGTGGATTCGCGCATCTCGGCCGTGAGCACGCCGCCGTGCCTGCGGTACAGCTCGTGCAGCGCGACGTCCCACAGTTTCTCGGAGTCGACGAGAGTCCCGTCCATGTCCCAGAGGACGGCCCTCAACGCTGCGCTCACGTCGGCGATTCTTTCACGCGCCGGCGACGACGGCTAAATCGTGCGGTGCACGAGGCGACTAGTTCGTGGCCGGTGGTGGTTGCGGTTGGAAGGGGTCGTACCACCACCATTGGGCGCGTTCGCCGGTCGGTCCGGGACACGGCGGCACGTCCGGCGGCGGCGCGGTCGGTGTTCGCGCCAGCGCTCGGTCGTGCAGGGCGGTGCCGTCGGCGTCGGCGACACTGAGGTGCTCGGCCGGCCCGCTGATGACGATCAGCCCGCGGTGATGCGCCCGGTGATGATACGGACACACCAGCACCAGGTTGTCCAGATCGGTCGGCCCGCCGTCCTCCCAGTGCACCACGTGATGCGCATGCAGCCCCCGGGTCGCCCCGCACCCGGGAACCACGCAGCAGCGGTCGCGATGCTCCAACGCCCGGCGCAGCCGGCGACTGATCTGCCGGGACTCCCGCCCACACCCGATCGGGCGGCCATCGCGCTCGAACCACGCCTCGAACGTCGCATCACAGGTCAGGTGTCGGCGGTCGGCGTCGGTCAGCACCGGACCCAGGTGCAGTGACCCCACCCGCCGGTCGACGTCGACGTGCACCACCACCGTGGTGCGCTGCCCGTGCGGACGCGCCGCCGCCTCGCTGTCCCAGCCCGCGGTGACCAGCGCCAGGAATGCGTCGACAGTGTTCGGCATGGGCGGCGCACCCCCGGTCGCGTCGGCGCCGTCGGCGTGGTCGAGCTTCCACGCGGTGACCAACCGGTCCAGGTGTGACGCCAGCGCCGCGTCGAGCACCGCGGCCTCGTCGTGGGGCAGCGTGATCCGCCACGTGCACGACGTCTCGTCGCTGGTCTTGCCGATCGACCGCTTCGGGTCCGGTGTCGGTCGCGGCGGGCGGGGTTCGAGTTTCACCGCGGTCCGCAGCTGGGTCACCGTGGCGACCTCGACCAGCGGGGCGTAGTGCTCATCGGATCCGTCGGCGGCCTGCTCGGCGATCACCCCCACCTGATCCAGCGACACCCGCCCGTCGCGCAAACCCGCAGTGCAGCGCGGGAACTCGGCACTGCGGCGGGCGACGGCCACCACCGTCTCGGCGTTGCGCGGGGACACCCCGGTCTTCCACGCCACCAACGCCGGCACCGATTTCGCGCCGGTCATGCCACACAGGCCCTCGCGGTCGATCTCGGCGACGACGTCCACGATCGCGCCATCGATCGCATTGCGCTGCCCCGTCAGCTCCGCCAACCGGTCGAACAACGCCTCCAACCGCTCACCCGGAGACACCGAAGTCGAGGCGGAGGACATGACCCCATCCTGCCGACGGGGTCCGACACGTCAGCGTCGAACGACGACCGCCGGTCGCGGCCTCATGTCAGTCCTCGGGGTTGTAGCCGAGATTCGGCGCGAGCCACCGCTCGGCCTCGGCCAGCGTCCAGCCCTTGCGCTTCGCGTAGTCGGCGACCTGGTCCTGGGCCAGCCGGCCCACGACGAAGTACTGCGACTGCGGATGCGAGAAGTACCAGCCGCTCACCGCGGCACCGGGCCACATCGCCATCGACTCGGTCAGTTCGATGCCGGTCCGCTCGGTCACGTCGAGCAGCGAGAACAGCGTCGTCTTCTCGGTGTGCTCCGGACAGGCCGGGTAGCCGGGCGCCGGGCGGATGCCCCGGTACTTCTCCTCGATCAGCTCGACGTTGTCGAGTTGCTCGTCGGGCTGGTACCCCCAGAACTCGGTGCGGACCCGCTGGTGCATCCGCTCGGCGAAGGCCTCGGCCAGCCGGTCGGCGAGCGACTCCAGCAGGATGGCGCTGTAATCGTCGTTGGCGGCCTTGAATTCCGCGATCCGGTCCTGCCCGCCGAGTCCCGCCGTGACGGCGAAGGCACCGACGTGATCGGCCAGCCCGGTGGTCTTCGGCGCGACGAAGTCGCCGAGGCTGCGGTTCGGGATGCCCTCGCGGTGCTCACCCTGCTGCCGCAGGTTGCGCAACGTGGTCAGCACCTCGGTGCGGCTCTCGTCGGTGTAGACCTCGATGTCGTCGCCGACCGCGTTCGCCGGGAAGAAGCCGATGACCCCGTTGGCGGTCAGCCACTTCTCCTTGATCAGGGTGTCGAGCATCTCCTGAGCGTCGTCGTAGAGCTTGCGGGCGGCCTCCCCCGAAGCCGGGTTGTTGAGGATGTCGGGGAACCGGCCCTTCATCTCCCAGGCGTTGAAGAACGGCTGCCAGTCGATGTACTCGCGCAGCTCGGCGATGTCGTAGTCCAAGAATTCGCGCACCCCGAGACCCTGGGCGGGCACGGGCGGCGTGTAACCGTCCCAGTCGATCGGCGTTCGGTTGGCCCGGGCCTTCTCCAGGGTGAGCATGGGCCGCTCGTTCTTCTGCGCGTGCCGCTCGCGCAGCGACGCGTAGTCCTTCTCCGTCGCCTCGAGCAGCGCGGGACGCTGCTTGTCGTCGAGCAGCGCGGCCGCCACCGGCACCGAGCGCGACGCATCCTTGACCCAGACCACCGGGCCGGACCGCCGCGGCGAGATCTTCACGGCCGTGTGCGCACGCGACGTGGTCGCGCCGCCGATCAGCAGCGGGATCTTCAGGCCTTCGCGTTCCATCTCGACCGCGAAGTTGCTCATCTCGTCCAGCGACGGGGTGATCAGCCCCGACAGCCCGATGATGTCGGCGTCGTGCTCCTTGGCCGCGTCCAGGATCTTCTGGGCGGGCACCATCACGCCGAGGTCGATGACCTCGTAGTTGTTGCACTGCAACACGACTCCGACGATGTTCTTGCCGATGTCGTGGACGTCGCCCTTGACCGTGGCCATGACGATGGTGCCGTTGGTGTCCTTGCTCTTGGCCGCGGCCGCGTTCTGTTCCTTCTCCGCCTCGATGAACGGCAGCAGGTAGGCCACGGCCTTCTTCATGACGCGCGCCGACTTCACGACCTGGGGCAGGAACATCTTGCCGGAGCCGAAGAGGTCGCCGACGACGTTCATGCCGTCCATCAGCGGGCCCTCGATCACTTCGATCGGACGGCCGCCGGCCGCGGCGATCTCGGCGCGCAGTTCCTCGGTGTCGTCGTCGACGTGGGCGTCGATACCCTTGACCAGGGCGTGGGTGATGCGCTCGCGCACCGGCAGGCTGCGCCACTCCGCCGCCCCGCGTTCCTCGGCCGCGTCGGTCTTGTTGTACCGCTCGGCGATCTCGAGGAGCCGCTCGGCGGCGTCGTCGCGGCGGTTCAGCACCACGTCTTCGATGCGGTTCCGCAGCTCGGTGTCGATCGAGTCGTAGGGCACCAGCGCACCGGCGTTGACGATGCCCATGTCCAGACCGGCCTTGATGGCGTGGAACAGGAACACCGAGTGGATGGCCTCGCGGACCGGGTTGTTGCCGCGGAACGAGAACGACACGTTGGAGATGCCGCCGGAGATGTGCACCCCGGGAAGGTTCTCCTTGATCCACGCGCACGCCTCGATGAAGTCGATGCCGTAGGTCGCGTGCTCCTCGATGCCCGTCGCCAGCGCGAAGCAGTTCGGGTCGAAGATGATGTCCTCGGGCGGGAAGCCGACGTCCTCGGTGAGGATCCGGTAGGCACGACCGCAGATCTCCTTGCGGCGCTCCAGGTTGTCGGCCTGGCCCAGTTCGTCGAAGGCCATCACGACGACCGCGGCGCCGTACTTGCGGCACAGCTTCGCCTCGCGGACGAACTTCTCCTCGCCCTCCTTCAGGGAGATCGAGTTGACGATCGGCTTGCCCTGCACGTTCTTCAGGCCCGCCTCGATGACGTCCCACTTGCTGGAGTCGATCATCACCGGAACGCGGCTGATGTCCGGCTCGGCCGCGATCAGCTTGGTGAAGCGATCCATCGCGGCGATGCCGTCGATCATCCCCTCGTCCATGTTGATGTCGATGACCTGCGCCCCGACTTCCACCTGCTGCAGGGCCACCGACAGCGCACTGTCGTAGTCCTCGGCCTTGATTAGGTTGCGGAACCGGGCGGAGCCGGTGATGTTGGTGCGCTCGCCGATGTTGACGAACAGCGAGTCGTCGGTGATGTTGAGCGGCTCCAGGCCCGACAGCCGGGTGGCGACCGGGATCGACGGCAGCGTGCGCGGCGACTTTCCGTCGACCACCTTGGCGATCTCGGCGATGTGCGGCGGCGCCGTGCCGCAGCAGCCGCCGACGAGGTTCACCAGCCCCGCCTCGGCGAAGTCGGCGATGTACCCCGCCTGCCGCTCCGGGGTCTCGTCGTACTCGCCGAAGGCGTTGGGCAGCCCGGCGTTCGGGTAGCAGGACACGTAGGTGTCGGCGATCCGCGCCATCTCGGCGATGTAGGGCCGCATCTCCGGCGCGCCCAGGGCGCAGTTGAGCCCGACCGCGATCGGCCTGGCATGCCGGATCGCGTTCCAGAACGCCTCGGTGACCTGGCCGGACAGCGTCCGGCCCGACGCGTCGGTGATGGTGCCCGAGATGATCAGCGGCCAGCGGCGACCGCGCTCCTCGAACAGCGTCTCCACGGCGAACACCGCGGCCTTCGCGTTGAGCGAGTCGAAGATGGTCTCGACGATGAGCAGGTCGGCGCCCCCGTCGACGAGGCCGTTGGCGGCCTCCAGGTAGGCGGCGACGAGCTGGTCGTAGGAGACGTTGCGCGCACCGGGGTCGTTGACGTCGGGCGAGATCGACGCCGTCCGCGTCGTCGGGCCGATGGCGCCGGCGACGTAGCGGGGCTTGTCCGGGGTGCTGAAGTCGTCGGCGGCCTTGCGCGCCAGGGCGGCACCGGCGTAGTTCAGCTCGTAGGCGAACTCGTGCATGTCGTAGTCGGACAGCGAGATGGCGTTCGCGTTGAACGTGTTGGTCTCGAGGATGTCGGCGCCCGCCTCGAGGTACTCGCGGTGGATGGCCTCGATGATCTGCGGCTGCGTCAGGTTCAGCAGGTCGTTGTTGCCCTGCAGCGCGGTGGGCCACTCGCGGAACCGGTCGCCGCGGTAGCCCTCCTCGTCGGGCCGGTCACGCTGGATCGCCGTGCCCATCGCGCCGTCGATCACCATGATGCGCTCGTTCAGGGCAGCCTTCAGCGCGTCGGTGCAGTCCGGGCGGACGTTCGGCTCGAATGTCGCAGCTACGGCGTTCACGTGCACTCCTTCCATGGCGGAAGGCGTCCTTGACTCTGCCGAGCGTGGCGGCTACCAGGGACCCCCGGCACCGTTGCAACGCCTCTCGACCCGATGAAGTCTACGTCGTCCGTCGAACGAGTTCTCGTCCCGACCGACGTCTCGCCCAGCGTGGGTCAACCACGACGACGCCGTGCGCATTCCGCCGGGTGATGGACGTGCGCCGTCGGGCGCAAGGCTTACGCTGGGTTGGTGACAGACCTGCCCGAACTGCATGACCCCATCGTGGTCGCGGCCTTCGAGGGCTGGAACGACGCGGGCGATGCGGCGAGTGACGCGCTGGAGCACCTCGACGCGATCTGGGAGGCCGAGACGATCGTCGAGATCGACGACGAGGCCTACTACGACTACCAGGTCAATCGTCCGGTGATCCGGCAGATCGACGGCGTCACCCGCGAGCTGGTGTGGCCGTCGATGCGGATCTCGTACTGCCGGCCGCCGGGCAGCGACCGCGACATCGTCCTGATGCACGGCGTCGAGCCCAACATGCGCTGGCGGACGTTCTGCGCCGAGTTGCTGGCGATCGCCGACAAGCTCAACGTCGACACCGTCGTGATCCTGGGGGCGCTGCTCGCCGACACCCCGCACACCCGGCCGGTGCCGGTGTCGGGCGCCGCCTACTCCCCCGAGTCGGCCAAGTACTTCGGCCTGGAGGAGACCCGGTACGAGGGCCCGACCGGCATCGCCGGGGTCTTCCAGGACGCGTGCGTGGCCGCCGGCATCCCCGCCGTCACCTTCTGGGCGGCGGTGCCGCACTACGTCTCGCAGCCGCCGAACCCGAAGGCCACCGTGGCGCTGCTGCGCCGGGTCGAGGACGTACTCGACATCGAGGTGCCGCTCGCCGATCTGCCGACCGCGGCCGAGGAGTGGGAGCAGGCCGTCACCGAGATGACCGCCGAGGACGAGGAGATCGCCGAGTACGTGCACTCCCTCGAGGAGCGCGGTGACGCCGAGGTCGACATGACCGAGGCGCTCGGCAAGATCGACGGCGATGCGCTGGCCGCCGAGTTCGAGCGCTACCTGCGCCGCCGCGGGCCCGGCTTCCGGGGCTGAGCCGTCACGGAATGGTCGGCTTGGTCTTCTCGTCGCTCCAGGTGTGCGAGTACTGGCTGGTGGAACGGCCCAGCGCGGCGACCTCGGCGTCCATCTTCGGCAGCACGTCGGGCACGATCGCGCGCACCGGCAGTTCGCCGAGACGCGTCGACATCAGCGGCTTGAGCCAGCGCGCCACCGCGACCCACTCCGGGCAGAACACCCGCGACTTGCGCCGCTCGATGCCCTTGACGAACGCCTCGCCGCACTTCTCGACCGACGTCGTGGACGAGAGCGGGCCGGGCAGCCGGGACAGCATCTCGGCGAACGAACTGAGGTCCTTCTTGGTGTCGTTCACCATCGCGGTGTCGATCCACGACATGTGCGCCGAGCCGACGTCGACGCCCCGGTGGGCCACCTCGAGGCGCAGGGCGTTCGCGAACTGCTCGACGGCCGCCTTGGACGCGTTGTAGGGCGCCAGCCCGGGCGCGGCGGCGTACGCCGCGAGCGAGGACACGATCAGCACGTAACCGCGGCGGTCGATGACCGAGGGCAGCGCGGCCCGCACCGTGTGGAAGACCCCCAGCACGTTGATCTCCAGGAGGCGCTTGAACACCTGCGGGTCCACCTGCAGCACCGACCCGTAGCTCGCGATGCCGGCGTTGGCCACCACGACGTCGATGCCGCCGAACCGCTCGACGGCCGCGTCCACGGCGGCCTGCATGGCGGCGAGGTCGCGCACGTCGGCCACGGCGGTGAGCACGCGGTCGGTGCCGAGCGCCGCGGCGCGCTCGGCGAGCGCGTCGGCGTCCAGGTCGGTGAGCACGAGCCGCGCCCCCCGGGCGTGCAGTCGGCGCGCCACCTCCGCGCCGACGCCGGCGGCCCCGCCGGTGATGAGGACGACCTTGTCGCGAACTGAAGGCATGCGCGAAAACGTACTGCACCGCGGCCGCCGGGAGTAGCCGCGAGGGGGCGCCGTCCTACAGCGCGATGCCCAGCAGCGCGTCGACCGCCGTGGCGACGGTGCGTGGCGCGGCCGCGTCGTGCCCGCCGTAGGTGAGCGCATCGGTCGCCCAACCGTCAAGCGCGGCAAGCGCTTTGGGCGTGTCGAGGTCATCGGCGAGGTACTGGCGCACCCGCGCGACGACGTCGGCGGCGTCCGGTCCGGCGGGCAACGCGGTCGCTTCGCGCCACCGGGCGAGTCGGGTGCGGGCCTCGTCGAGCACGGCGTCGCTCCAGGACCGGTCCTCGCGGTAGTGCCCGGCGAACAGGCCCAGCCGGATCGCGGCGGGGTCGACGCCGTCTGCGCGCAACCGTGACACCAGCACCAGGTTGCCGCGGCTCTTGCTCATCTTGTGGCCGTCCCAGCCAATCATGCCGCCGTGCACGTAGTGCCGTGCGAAGCGGCGCTCCCCCGTGACGGACTCGGCGTGCGCGGCGGAGAACTCGTGGTGCGGGAAGACGAGGTCGCTGCCGCCGCCCTGGACGTCGAGGTCCGTGCCGATGCGGGTGAGCGCGATTGCCGCACACTCGACGTGCCACCCCGGCCGGCCCGGCCCGAACGGCGAGGGCCAGCTCGGTTCCCCCGGGCGCTCGGCGCGCCACAGCAGCGCGTCGAGCGGGTCGGACTTGCCTGCCCGGTCCGGGTCGCCGCCGCGCTCGCCGAACAGCGTCAGCATGGTGTCGCGGTCGTAGCCCGATTCGTAGCCGAACTGCAAGGTGGCGTCGGCGCGGAAGTACACGTCGGGATGACCGTCGCCCGCGTCCACGACGTAGGCGGCACCGGACGCCAACATCTTCTCCACCAGCTCGACGACCTCGGCGATGGCGTCGGTGGCGGCGACGTAGTCGTGCGGCGGCAGCACCCGCAGCGCCGCCATGTCCTCGCGGAACAGTTGCGTTTCGCGATCGCCGAGGGCCCGCCAGTCGACACCGTCGCGGGCGGCGCGCTCGAACAGCGGGTCGTCGACGTCGGTCACGTTCTGCACGTAGTGCACCCGGCGGCCCGAGTCCAGCCACAGCCGGTACACCAGGTCGAAGGCCAGGTAGGTGGCGGCGTGGCCGAGGTGGGTGGCGTCGTACGGCGTGATGCCGCAGACGTACATCGAGGCCGTGTCCCCCGTCGTGACGGGCCGCACCTGACGGTCGGCGCTGTCGTACAGCCGCAGTTCCGGGCCACGGCCCGGCAACTCCGGTACGTGCGGCGCGGGCCAGGAGTGCATGGCTGAAACTCTAGGGTTCACGGCGGACTGGGC is from Mycolicibacterium grossiae and encodes:
- the mshC gene encoding cysteine--1-D-myo-inosityl 2-amino-2-deoxy-alpha-D-glucopyranoside ligase, with the translated sequence MHSWPAPHVPELPGRGPELRLYDSADRQVRPVTTGDTASMYVCGITPYDATHLGHAATYLAFDLVYRLWLDSGRRVHYVQNVTDVDDPLFERAARDGVDWRALGDRETQLFREDMAALRVLPPHDYVAATDAIAEVVELVEKMLASGAAYVVDAGDGHPDVYFRADATLQFGYESGYDRDTMLTLFGERGGDPDRAGKSDPLDALLWRAERPGEPSWPSPFGPGRPGWHVECAAIALTRIGTDLDVQGGGSDLVFPHHEFSAAHAESVTGERRFARHYVHGGMIGWDGHKMSKSRGNLVLVSRLRADGVDPAAIRLGLFAGHYREDRSWSDAVLDEARTRLARWREATALPAGPDAADVVARVRQYLADDLDTPKALAALDGWATDALTYGGHDAAAPRTVATAVDALLGIAL